In one window of Bombus fervidus isolate BK054 chromosome 4, iyBomFerv1, whole genome shotgun sequence DNA:
- the Tgs1 gene encoding trimethylguanosine synthase 1 isoform X1: protein MSDRYWEPLAEVYIAKQAESTDPDHYIYCLCSRVFIRHPEVYTALALEDASKDEDIESDCVGEMLDLHKRSIIETQSIEKHDEEPVSCYCSASHTDNNYSTDEHDSVRDSAHRPTAHSLTQKLGLHQSDSGADLSEYHDQHEAKSIQNLLASYGKTFQNTETELEDEFDKVNVIAQHQEDKDVEFECKITNIHSSDHLADNIEILSYDPSICNEKELHIENPSCILEDKDFEIHNIFKNVSLNDTQTYKEDVQLKYNCDYSSCDYPYYSMYSKTKSIIDMAWEKYWSKNGERIIWTTWIRKYADYINPEYLQQNAHLISNEKLEVKDTIEKFSEQNTCFPSQAHRNCELDRSNFEGIFSKSSNAGNNEIKAKDTCSINFSFDDISKQEISDKEAEDNRKKLTNFEASLETGDGWNPLSPFSMEESYNQQSNAEDERLLTRCDSINESIAKTNATSDSMTNVTKMTLTSSSCDSISTNSSSLISSVTSSIESNITNTSSDQDNDQEYTPEDTDKYWQHLWKENFQIEYQNHYKLFIEKYKREQSEISNQSYSQEHNDIDMKEEGSDESIDQDFTQREIDTSNEINISESKSAPNKNFSYSKKDKTKKKRLIMESVGMLIQNLTVETKDNEIDAHKNEKINEIECSQEHDQTSTTENENGAIISNDTSGNNSIQRKYSNERDGDEPNEDKPITLKRSHEADYDDTEEGLESVKKAFSLMGYTFNENYEQSNFQGEVVYRKKNIRLQNRQLKMKYYKPKPINKHIYFDDNGVEITNTIDKCFVLQVKHYLSYCPVLPPAKTELHPSEKGSYTTQLTSSSDDECDHSLKSKLQTKRFVFSKPSTSSIDSGADKKQFNDVHDTLNVFDKQGNVFQSIKDDNIYFDQDETSDSTKCVPENQVFEQENFDVLNVNMDIDENYSNNEIQSMKLSDEDSVKKTQKKKRRKPPKRNVSLPVEIDNDKTLMKYWFKRYRLFSKFDEGIKLDRESWYSVTPEKIAEHIAQRCKCDTVIDAFCGAGGNAIQFAFTCERVFAIDIDPAKIEIARNNARVYGVEDRIEFIVGDFIKLASKLSADVVFLSPPWGGPEYAKNETFDLNNIMHPIGGVNLFNIARKITDHVAYFLPRNVDTMQLAMLAAVGGGVEVEQNFLDRKLIALTAYYGELPRDC, encoded by the exons ATGAGTGACCGCTATTGGGAACCTTTAGCCGAAGTGTACATCGCAAAACAAGCTGAGTCTACTGACCCTGATCATTACATTTATTGTCTTTGCAGCAGAGTATTTATTCG ACACCCAGAAGTTTATACTGCCCTTGCTCTAGAAGATGCTAGTAAAGATGAAGATATTGAGAGCGATTGTGTTGGAGAAATGTTAGACCTCCATAAAAGGTCTATTATAGAAACACAATCCATAGAGAAGCATGAT GAAGAACCAGTGAGCTGTTACTGCAGTGCATCACACACAGACAACAATTATTCCACAGATGAACATGACTCTGTTCGTGATTCGGCTCATCGTCCTACTGCACATTCCCTCACGCAAAAATTGGGCCTGCACCAGTCGGATTCAGGTGCAGACCTATCAGAATATCATGATCAACATGAGGCTAAAAGCATACAAAATCTATTGGCATCTTATGGGAAAACTTTTCAAAATACAGAGACTGAACTGGAAGATGAATTTGACAAAGTGAATGTAATTGCACAGCACCAAGAAGATAAAGATGTAGAAtttgaatgtaaaataacaaACATTCACTCATCAGATCATCTTGCAGataacattgaaattttaagttATGATCCATCCATTTGTAATGAAAAggaacttcatatagaaaatCCATCATGTATTTTAGAAGACAAAGATTTTgagatacataatatatttaaaaatgtttctttaaatGATACACAAACTTATAAGGAAGATGTCCAACTTAAGTACAATTGTGACTATAGCTCGTGTGACTATCCATACTATTCTATGTATTCTAAAACTAAGAGTATAATAGATATGGCATGGGAAAAATATTGGTCTAAAAATGGTGAACGTATAATTTGGACAACTTGGATTAGGAAATATGCAGATTATATAAATCCAGAATATTTGCAACAAAATGCTCATTTAATAAGTAATGAAAAGTTAGAAGTGAAAGATactattgaaaaattttcagaGCAAAATACATGTTTTCCTAGTCAAGCGCACAGAAATTGTGAACTTGATCGCTCAAATTTTGAGGGAATATTTAGCAAAAGTAGTAATGCtggtaataatgaaataaaagcaaaagacacgtgtagtattaatttttcatttgatgACATAAGCAAGCAAGAGATAAGTGACAAAGAAGCGGAAgataatagaaagaaattgaCAAATTTTGAAGCATCATTGGAAACTGGAGATGGTTGGAATCCATTAAGTCCTTTTAGTATGGAAGAAAGTTACAACCAGCAATCTAATGCGGAAGATGAAAGACTTTTAACAAGGTGTGATTCTATTAACGAGTCAATAGCAAAAACAAATGCAACATCAGATTCTATGACAAACGTCACAAAGATGACCCTTACTAGTTCTAGTTGTGACTCTATTTCTACAAATTCATCTAGTCTCATCAGTTCTGTAACTAGTTCCATTGAAAGCAATATAACAAATACAAGTTCTGATCAAGATAATGATCAGGAATACACACCAGAAGATACTGATAAGTATTGGCAACATttatggaaagaaaatttccaaatagAGTACCAAAAtcattataaactatttatagaaaaatataaaagggaGCAATCTGAAATTAGCAATCAAAGTTATAGCCAGGAACATAATGATATAGATATGAAAGAGGAAGGAAGTGATGAAAGTATAGACCAAGATTTTACACAAAGGGAAATAGACACatctaatgaaattaatatttctgaaaGTAAAAGTGCacctaataaaaatttttcttattctaaGAAAGATAagacaaaaaagaaacgattaattatGGAATCAGTGGGAATGCTCATTCAAAATTTAACAGTAGAAACAAAAGATAATGAAATTGATGcacataaaaatgaaaaaattaatgaaatagaaTGTTCACAAGAACATGATCAAACTTCAACtacagaaaatgaaaatggtGCAATTATTTCCAATGATACTAGTGGCAacaatagtattcaacgtaaATATTCTAATGAAAGAGATGGAGATGAGCCCAATGAAGATAAACCTATAACATTAAAACGGAG tcATGAGGCTGATTATGATGACACGGAAGAAGGCCTGGAATCAGTGAAAAAAGCATTTTCATTGATGGGATATACTTTCAACGAAAATTACGAACAATCTAATTTCCAAGGAGAAGTagtatatagaaaaaaaaatattaggttACAAAATagacaattaaaaatgaaatattataaacccAAGccaataaataaacatatatactTTGACGATAACGGAGTGGAAATTACTAACACTATAGacaaa TGTTTTGTTTTACAGGTGAAGCATTATTTATCATACTGTCCTGTTTTGCCACCAGCAAAAACAGAATTACATCCCTCTGAAAAAGGTTCCTACACAACACAATTGACGTCAAGTTCTGATGATGAATGTGATCATAGCCTTAAGTCAAAATTACAAACAAAACGATTTGTATTTAGTAAACCAAGCACAAGTTCAATAGATTCAGGAGCAGATAAAAAACAATTCAATGATGTTCACGATACCTTAAACGTATTTGATAAACAGGGCAATGTTTTTCAAAGTATCAAAGATGATAATATATACTTTGATCAGGATGAAACAAGCGATTCCACAAAATGTGTACCAGAAAATCAAGTTTTCGAACAAGAAAACTTTGATGTATTAAATGTCAATATGGATATAGATGAAAACTATAGTAACAACGAAATACAAAGTATGAAATTATCAGATGAAGATAGCGTAAAGAAAAcgcaaaagaaaaaacgaaggaaGCCACCCAAAAGAAATGTAAGCCTGCCAgtagaaatagacaatgataaaactttaatgaaatattggtTCAAAAGATACCGCCTATTTAGCAAATTTGATGAAGGCATTAAATTGGATCGTG aGAGTTGGTACTCTGTAACACCAGAAAAAATTGCCGAGCACATAGCTCAAAGATGCAAATGCGATACCGTAATCGATGCATTCTGTGGAGCAGGAGGGAACGCTATTCAATTTGCTTTTACATGTGAAAGAG TTTTCGCAATAGATATAGATCCAGCTAAAATCGAAATTGCTCGAAATAATGCTCGAGTTTATGGTGTTGAAGACAGAATAGAATTCATTGTTGGAGATTTTATTAAACTCGCATCAAAGTTAAGCGCAGATGTTGTGTTTCTAAGTCCTCCATGGGGAGGACCTGAATATGCCAAGAATGAAACATTTGATCTCAATAATATTATGCATCCCATTGGTggtgtaaatttatttaatatagcAAGAAAAATCACAGATCATGTGGCCTACTTTCTACCTAGAAATGTAGATACAATGCag CTTGCCATGTTAGCCGCAGTAGGTGGTGGTGTAGAAGTGGAACAGAACTTTCTTGACAGAAAACTAATAGCTTTAACAGCTTATTATGGCGAACTACCCAGAGACTGTTAG
- the Tgs1 gene encoding trimethylguanosine synthase 1 isoform X2 has translation MSDRYWEPLAEVYIAKQAESTDPDHYIYCLCSRVFIRHPEVYTALALEDASKDEDIESDCVGEMLDLHKRSIIETQSIEKHDEEPVSCYCSASHTDNNYSTDEHDSVRDSAHRPTAHSLTQKLGLHQSDSGADLSEYHDQHEAKSIQNLLASYGKTFQNTETELEDEFDKVNVIAQHQEDKDVEFECKITNIHSSDHLADNIEILSYDPSICNEKELHIENPSCILEDKDFEIHNIFKNVSLNDTQTYKEDVQLKYNCDYSSCDYPYYSMYSKTKSIIDMAWEKYWSKNGERIIWTTWIRKYADYINPEYLQQNAHLISNEKLEVKDTIEKFSEQNTCFPSQAHRNCELDRSNFEGIFSKSSNAGNNEIKAKDTCSINFSFDDISKQEISDKEAEDNRKKLTNFEASLETGDGWNPLSPFSMEESYNQQSNAEDERLLTRCDSINESIAKTNATSDSMTNVTKMTLTSSSCDSISTNSSSLISSVTSSIESNITNTSSDQDNDQEYTPEDTDKYWQHLWKENFQIEYQNHYKLFIEKYKREQSEISNQSYSQEHNDIDMKEEGSDESIDQDFTQREIDTSNEINISESKSAPNKNFSYSKKDKTKKKRLIMESVGMLIQNLTVETKDNEIDAHKNEKINEIECSQEHDQTSTTENENGAIISNDTSGNNSIQRKYSNERDGDEPNEDKPITLKRSHEADYDDTEEGLESVKKAFSLMGYTFNENYEQSNFQGEVVYRKKNIRLQNRQLKMKYYKPKPINKHIYFDDNGVEITNTIDKVKHYLSYCPVLPPAKTELHPSEKGSYTTQLTSSSDDECDHSLKSKLQTKRFVFSKPSTSSIDSGADKKQFNDVHDTLNVFDKQGNVFQSIKDDNIYFDQDETSDSTKCVPENQVFEQENFDVLNVNMDIDENYSNNEIQSMKLSDEDSVKKTQKKKRRKPPKRNVSLPVEIDNDKTLMKYWFKRYRLFSKFDEGIKLDRESWYSVTPEKIAEHIAQRCKCDTVIDAFCGAGGNAIQFAFTCERVFAIDIDPAKIEIARNNARVYGVEDRIEFIVGDFIKLASKLSADVVFLSPPWGGPEYAKNETFDLNNIMHPIGGVNLFNIARKITDHVAYFLPRNVDTMQLAMLAAVGGGVEVEQNFLDRKLIALTAYYGELPRDC, from the exons ATGAGTGACCGCTATTGGGAACCTTTAGCCGAAGTGTACATCGCAAAACAAGCTGAGTCTACTGACCCTGATCATTACATTTATTGTCTTTGCAGCAGAGTATTTATTCG ACACCCAGAAGTTTATACTGCCCTTGCTCTAGAAGATGCTAGTAAAGATGAAGATATTGAGAGCGATTGTGTTGGAGAAATGTTAGACCTCCATAAAAGGTCTATTATAGAAACACAATCCATAGAGAAGCATGAT GAAGAACCAGTGAGCTGTTACTGCAGTGCATCACACACAGACAACAATTATTCCACAGATGAACATGACTCTGTTCGTGATTCGGCTCATCGTCCTACTGCACATTCCCTCACGCAAAAATTGGGCCTGCACCAGTCGGATTCAGGTGCAGACCTATCAGAATATCATGATCAACATGAGGCTAAAAGCATACAAAATCTATTGGCATCTTATGGGAAAACTTTTCAAAATACAGAGACTGAACTGGAAGATGAATTTGACAAAGTGAATGTAATTGCACAGCACCAAGAAGATAAAGATGTAGAAtttgaatgtaaaataacaaACATTCACTCATCAGATCATCTTGCAGataacattgaaattttaagttATGATCCATCCATTTGTAATGAAAAggaacttcatatagaaaatCCATCATGTATTTTAGAAGACAAAGATTTTgagatacataatatatttaaaaatgtttctttaaatGATACACAAACTTATAAGGAAGATGTCCAACTTAAGTACAATTGTGACTATAGCTCGTGTGACTATCCATACTATTCTATGTATTCTAAAACTAAGAGTATAATAGATATGGCATGGGAAAAATATTGGTCTAAAAATGGTGAACGTATAATTTGGACAACTTGGATTAGGAAATATGCAGATTATATAAATCCAGAATATTTGCAACAAAATGCTCATTTAATAAGTAATGAAAAGTTAGAAGTGAAAGATactattgaaaaattttcagaGCAAAATACATGTTTTCCTAGTCAAGCGCACAGAAATTGTGAACTTGATCGCTCAAATTTTGAGGGAATATTTAGCAAAAGTAGTAATGCtggtaataatgaaataaaagcaaaagacacgtgtagtattaatttttcatttgatgACATAAGCAAGCAAGAGATAAGTGACAAAGAAGCGGAAgataatagaaagaaattgaCAAATTTTGAAGCATCATTGGAAACTGGAGATGGTTGGAATCCATTAAGTCCTTTTAGTATGGAAGAAAGTTACAACCAGCAATCTAATGCGGAAGATGAAAGACTTTTAACAAGGTGTGATTCTATTAACGAGTCAATAGCAAAAACAAATGCAACATCAGATTCTATGACAAACGTCACAAAGATGACCCTTACTAGTTCTAGTTGTGACTCTATTTCTACAAATTCATCTAGTCTCATCAGTTCTGTAACTAGTTCCATTGAAAGCAATATAACAAATACAAGTTCTGATCAAGATAATGATCAGGAATACACACCAGAAGATACTGATAAGTATTGGCAACATttatggaaagaaaatttccaaatagAGTACCAAAAtcattataaactatttatagaaaaatataaaagggaGCAATCTGAAATTAGCAATCAAAGTTATAGCCAGGAACATAATGATATAGATATGAAAGAGGAAGGAAGTGATGAAAGTATAGACCAAGATTTTACACAAAGGGAAATAGACACatctaatgaaattaatatttctgaaaGTAAAAGTGCacctaataaaaatttttcttattctaaGAAAGATAagacaaaaaagaaacgattaattatGGAATCAGTGGGAATGCTCATTCAAAATTTAACAGTAGAAACAAAAGATAATGAAATTGATGcacataaaaatgaaaaaattaatgaaatagaaTGTTCACAAGAACATGATCAAACTTCAACtacagaaaatgaaaatggtGCAATTATTTCCAATGATACTAGTGGCAacaatagtattcaacgtaaATATTCTAATGAAAGAGATGGAGATGAGCCCAATGAAGATAAACCTATAACATTAAAACGGAG tcATGAGGCTGATTATGATGACACGGAAGAAGGCCTGGAATCAGTGAAAAAAGCATTTTCATTGATGGGATATACTTTCAACGAAAATTACGAACAATCTAATTTCCAAGGAGAAGTagtatatagaaaaaaaaatattaggttACAAAATagacaattaaaaatgaaatattataaacccAAGccaataaataaacatatatactTTGACGATAACGGAGTGGAAATTACTAACACTATAGacaaa GTGAAGCATTATTTATCATACTGTCCTGTTTTGCCACCAGCAAAAACAGAATTACATCCCTCTGAAAAAGGTTCCTACACAACACAATTGACGTCAAGTTCTGATGATGAATGTGATCATAGCCTTAAGTCAAAATTACAAACAAAACGATTTGTATTTAGTAAACCAAGCACAAGTTCAATAGATTCAGGAGCAGATAAAAAACAATTCAATGATGTTCACGATACCTTAAACGTATTTGATAAACAGGGCAATGTTTTTCAAAGTATCAAAGATGATAATATATACTTTGATCAGGATGAAACAAGCGATTCCACAAAATGTGTACCAGAAAATCAAGTTTTCGAACAAGAAAACTTTGATGTATTAAATGTCAATATGGATATAGATGAAAACTATAGTAACAACGAAATACAAAGTATGAAATTATCAGATGAAGATAGCGTAAAGAAAAcgcaaaagaaaaaacgaaggaaGCCACCCAAAAGAAATGTAAGCCTGCCAgtagaaatagacaatgataaaactttaatgaaatattggtTCAAAAGATACCGCCTATTTAGCAAATTTGATGAAGGCATTAAATTGGATCGTG aGAGTTGGTACTCTGTAACACCAGAAAAAATTGCCGAGCACATAGCTCAAAGATGCAAATGCGATACCGTAATCGATGCATTCTGTGGAGCAGGAGGGAACGCTATTCAATTTGCTTTTACATGTGAAAGAG TTTTCGCAATAGATATAGATCCAGCTAAAATCGAAATTGCTCGAAATAATGCTCGAGTTTATGGTGTTGAAGACAGAATAGAATTCATTGTTGGAGATTTTATTAAACTCGCATCAAAGTTAAGCGCAGATGTTGTGTTTCTAAGTCCTCCATGGGGAGGACCTGAATATGCCAAGAATGAAACATTTGATCTCAATAATATTATGCATCCCATTGGTggtgtaaatttatttaatatagcAAGAAAAATCACAGATCATGTGGCCTACTTTCTACCTAGAAATGTAGATACAATGCag CTTGCCATGTTAGCCGCAGTAGGTGGTGGTGTAGAAGTGGAACAGAACTTTCTTGACAGAAAACTAATAGCTTTAACAGCTTATTATGGCGAACTACCCAGAGACTGTTAG
- the LOC139986649 gene encoding uncharacterized protein: MNEERNVEDSSYLSYEINGTRYILQTVSDPAIDISKDVSNTQEQNTINLINEPQVEKDDESISLICLDGQVYAFQNEELQELDFSQIIDENESQEKTVLLPKEDDNCEPQYITNEGLVIGNIDEHSQEQYEIITGQNEKNFIMEKHNVNANDFVEVVTAFKCKICTYTTQDKTQLLQHFQKTHVNPKVDIEIKEESKITDEVKLLYMCGECSNCFPSIEDCKEHMINDHQLTDTGANRGGKENITDDSKDSGLLECIGQSIESNDIKRQVKIQKPLNSEYMLNKKMIELMERNIKCSYRGCPYKFCTEETMQQHALCHTESQNGTAFKCSVCRDMKFTKWRQCSLHLWKKHQIDIGLFTCKICKAYKSATMVKLLTHMRVHSETREYECSECGKCFKQASQLRNHRVMHLDRKTLEVTRWYTSKKCDMCGKTYANSKCLKSHIQAVHSKLRPYVCHVCGHSSARKAMLQMHLRQHTGDKPFSCELCEYKTGDHNTLRRHIMQHTGFRPYKCPHCSYTAIQSSSYKNHLKSRHPLLSGLFTCDLCPFKTVKNQSYIQHVRDHEKGLIKANMQKKDSENVEVFPGNLAAAQLIYSCLGAFSKVGDTLEANLMSSSTSADGTSQTITIQIPSKHLEGSLPTRECRTKSNSAIEQEDEETMHCFLKIPREEEESIDTGGITIPAEPEESGATTINVDT; the protein is encoded by the exons ATGAATGAGGAAAGAAATGTTGAAGATTCTTCATATTTAAGTTATGAAATAAATGGCActagatatattttacaaactgTATCAGATCCAGCTATAGATATATCAAAAGATGTATCAAACACTCAAGaacaaaatacaattaatCTTATAAATGAACCACAAGTAGAAAAAGATGATGaatcaatttctttaatttgctTAGATGGTCAGGTTTATGCATTTCAAAATGAAGAATTACAAGAATTAGATTTTAGTCAAATAATAGACGAAAATGAATCACAAGAAAAAACAGTGTTGCTACCTAAAGAAGATGATAATTGTGAACCACAGTACATTACCAACGAAGGATTAGTAATTGGAAATATTGATGAACATTCTCAAGaacaatatgaaattattactggtcaaaatgaaaaaaattttataatggaGAAGCATAATGTAAATGCTAATGATTTTGTGGAAGTTGTAACCGCATTTAAATGTAAGATATGTACTTATACCACTCAAGACAAAACACAATTATTACAGCATTTTCAGAAAACGCATGTAAATCCTAAAGTGGATATAGAG ATAAAAGAAGAATCTAAGATTACAGATGaagtaaaattgttatatatgtGTGGAGAATGTTCTAATTGCTTTCCTTCTATTGAAGATTGTAAAGAACACATGATAaac gaTCATCAATTAACAGACACAGGAGCCAATAGAGGtggtaaagaaaatataacagATGATTCAAAAGATTCTGGGTTATTAGAGTGTATAGGACAGAGTATTGAAAGTAATGATATAAAACGTCAAGTTAAAATTCAAAAACCTCTAAATTCTGAATATATGctcaataaaaaaatgattGAATTAATGGAAAGAAACATaaa GTGTTCATATAGAGGATGTCCCTACAAATTTTGTACAGAGGAAACAATGCAGCAACATGCACTTTGTCATACGGAATCACAAAATGGAACAGCATTTAAATGTAGCGTTTGCCGCGATATGAAATTTACCAAATGGAGACAGTGTAGCttacatttatggaaaaagCATCAAATTG ACATAGGATTATTTActtgtaaaatatgtaaagcATATAAAAGTGCAACAATGGTCAAACTTTTAACTCATATGCGTGTGCATAGTGAGACACGTGAGTATGAATGTTCAGAATGTGGTAAATGTTTTAAACAAGCCAGTCAATTGCGTAATCATAGAGTTATGCATTTGGATCGCAAAACATTGGAAGTAACACGGTGGTATACTTCAAAAAAATGTGATATGTGTGGAAAAACTTATGCTAATTCCAAATGTTTGAAGAGTCATATTCAAGCAGTGCACTCAAAATTGCGACCATATGTTTGTCATGTTTGTGGACATTCTAGCGCTAGAAAAGCAATGTTGCAAATGCATTTACGACAACACACTGGTGACAAACCCTTTAGTTGTGAACTTTGCGAATATAAAACTGGTGATCAcaatacgttacgacgtcataTTATGCAACACACAG gtTTTAGACCTTATAAATGCCCTCATTGTTCTTATACTGCAATACAAAGTAGTagttataaaaatcatttgaaATCTAGACATCCTTTACTGTCTGGTTTATTTACATGTGACCTATGTCCTTTCAAAACTGTTAAAAATCAAAGTTATATACAACATGTAAGAGACCATGAAAAGGGATTAATCAAAGcgaatatgcaaaaaaaag ATAGTGAAAATGTCGAAGTTTTTCCTGGTAATCTCGCGGCGGCACAATTGATTTATAGTTGCTTAGGTGCCTTTTCAAAAGTGGGCGATACTTTAGAAGCAAATTTAATGTCTTCCTCAACGTCTGCAGACGGTACATCACAAACGATTACGATACAGATACCATCGAAACATCTTGAAGGTTCACTGCCAACAAGAGAATGTAGAACTAAAAGTAACTCAGCAATTGAacaagaagatgaagaaacaatgcattgttttttaaaaattccaagggaagaggaagaaagtatAGACACAGGTGGTATAACTATACCTGCAGAACCTGAGGAATCAGGCGCAACAACTATTAATGTTGATACATGA
- the LOC139986651 gene encoding leukocyte receptor cluster member 1 homolog encodes MNILPKKRWHVRTKENIARVRRDEAKAAEEERLKQERIQKAETEARINLLREKARSKYDGRTEALKSDTDASSSKWDHVNFFAELEQGKLDYNKPNVEHEKEKKEEKEKYEKQIGYLTYLGQDTNEATGRKNWYEELPERLRETGKDVEVQVEKKTLHDPIHDIKKYLNIMGSGSIEKCIKIRTETMKRKRDDSDESDDSDHEKFSKKHRHKKSKKHKKHKNKKRQNVEKPSIDVEKLRAERLLREQTEKLRTEALLAKLRGDPVPIVAPKTPPKPIIKQKYNSQFFPEIARQNAERTPNVHPMREQ; translated from the exons ATGAACATTTTACCAAAGAAAag GTGGCATGTACGTACTAAGGAAAACATTGCTCGTGTACGACGTGATGAAGCAAAAGCTGCAGAAGAAGAAAGACTTAAACAAGAACGAATTCAAAAAGCA GAAACTGAAGCTAGAATTAATCTTTTAAGAGAGAAAGCCAGATCAAAATACGATGGACGAACAGAAGCATTAAAAAGTGATACAGATGCCTCATCTTCAAAATGGGATCATGTTAATTTTTTTGCTGAACTTGAACAAGGAAAACTTGATTATAATAAGCCTAATGTAGAacacgaaaaggaaaaaaaggaagaaaaagagaagtatGAGAAACAGATTGGTTATCTTACATATCTTGGACAAGATACTAATGAAGCAACAGGTAGGAAAAATTGGTATGAAGAGTTGCCTGAGAGATTGAGAGAAACAGGGAAGGATGTAGAAGTACAAGTTgaaaaaaagacattacatGATCCCATCCatgatataaagaaatatttaaatataatggGATCTGGCtctatagaaaaatgtataaaaattagaacAGAAACtatgaaaaggaaaagagatgATTCAGATGAAAGTGATGATTCAGATCacgaaaaattttcgaaaaaacaCAGACacaaaaaatctaaaaaacATAAGaagcataaaaataaaaaaagacaaaacgTAGAAAAACCGAGTATAGATGTAGAAAAGTTAAGAGCAGAGAGATTGTTAAGAGAACAAACTGAGAAATTAAGGACAGAAGCTTTATTGGCTAAATTGAGAGGAGATCCAGTTCCAATAGTAGCACCAAAGACTCCTCCCAAACCCATtatcaaacaaaaatataattcacaGTTCTTCCCTGAAATTGCTAGACAAAATGCTGAAAGAACTCCTAATGTACATCCAATGAGAGAACAGTAA
- the Smf gene encoding small ribonucleoprotein particle protein SmF, giving the protein MAATMPINPKPFLNGLTGKPVMVKLKWGHEYKGYLVSVDGYMNLQLANTEEHIEGNCTGNLGEVLIRCNNVMYIRGVEEEDEEGEMKD; this is encoded by the coding sequence ATGGCTGCAACAATGCCAATAAATCCAAAACCATTTCTAAATGGTTTAACTGGAAAACCAGTtatggtaaaattaaaatggGGCCATGAATATAAAGGTTATCTTGTCTCTGTCGATGGATATATGAACTTACAATTAGCTAATACAGAGGAACATATAGAAGGAAATTGTACTGGCAACCTTGGTGAAGTCTTAATCAGATGTaataatgttatgtatataAGAGGTGTGGAAGAGGAAGATGAGGAAGGAGAAATGAAAGACTAG
- the LOC139986654 gene encoding chromosome transmission fidelity protein 8 homolog, with amino-acid sequence MLSYAYMYISHTYARKHRLPPKLSMIVPIKKDGECEEWAIVELQGDLKFNSMNVTNVYIGDLHFTKSGTPILIIGIHVLQGKEMALQKPFAVLVKKKNEETNTANTSEVKTAYIIKAIVKKKLIFKSRPKPIVTNVPKCH; translated from the exons ATGCTTAgttatgcatatatgtatatctcaCATACATATGCGCGTAAACACCGCTTACCGCCAAAACTCAGTATGATCGTACcaataaaaaa AGATGGTGAATGTGAGGAATGGGCAATTGTTGAGTTACAAGgtgatttaaaatttaattccatgAATGTTACGAATGTATATATCGGAGATTTACACTTTACAAAATCTGGTACACCTATACTTATAATCGGCATTCATGTATTACAAGGAAAAGAAATGGCGCTTCAAAAACCATTTGCAGTTttagttaaaaaaaagaatgaagaaACTAATACAGCTAATACTTCCGAAGTAAAAACGGCATACATTATTAAAGCAAttgtaaagaagaaattaatttttaagtcTAGGCCAAAACCTATTGTAACAAATGTCCCAAAATGTCATTaa